DNA from Bdellovibrionales bacterium:
TCTCATAAAGTTTAAAGGTCCAGAGTGAAGTCGACCGACACAGTTTTCCAAAGGCAATTACCACACTTTGCGCTCCTAAATTATGAGTTTTCAGAGAGAAAGTTACCACATCGCTACCACACAAAATCCACACGATAGGGTTATTTCTGGTGATTTCGGGTTATATTTAAGAAAGTGAGATGTAACTAAGTTATTGAAACTATTCGGTTTTGATTTTCAATACTTAAAGCTGATTTTGCAAAATAAGGGCGGGACGGGTGGTGATGTCGGCACGATTCGAACGTGCGACCGTCTGCTTAGAAGGCAGATGCTCTATCCAACTGAGCTACGACACCATGGATATGACGCCGTTGAAAGCGCCGTCGAATTACAATCTCTTGATAATTAGCGAAGATACTTGAGCAATTCAACCGCCGGGTCAGATGGCGGTGAGCGTCGTAAATGGGATCCGCATTCGCTTTGACTCCTCTGTAATTTTTATCCATAAGGAGGTGAGTCTAAGTCCACAGTGCTCGCTCAGTGAGCACATCACATTTTACTTAAGGGGAGATAAGTATGTTGAGTCGTATTCTTTTTGTTTCGTTACTTTTGACAGCCACCGGAGCCAGGGCCGAAATGCCGTTGGAGTCCTACGAACTGGGTCCACAAGGGGACACCGAAGAGTTAAATCCATTCCGTCCCGACATCGACCAGCATCTCGAAGAATTTGATCACATTTACGAAGAAGAAACGGGGATTTCTCCTTTTCTCGAAGGCTACGGGCAGGAGGACAACAGTCGTTCCGGCTGTAAGCGTGACGAGTGTCATGTTTGGGCGCGAGTGAACCGGGCCACTCAAGAGCTCACGCTTTACATTGGCGGCGAAGTTTCTTACGTCTGGGATGTGTCGACGGGAGCTGCCGGCCATGGAACTCCCAAATTTGATCGTCATCCGAACGGTCGTATTTACGATAAGTATTCTTCCTCCAAATATCCCGGCGGTGACTACAAGGGATTAGGAAACATGCCGTATGCGGTATTTATCGAAGGCGGCTTTGCGATCCATGGAACTCCCGAAGCCAATTGGCCACTATTAGGCCAGAAAGCTTCTCATGGCTGTATCCGTTTACATCCTGACAATGGATTTATTTTTAATCGTCTCGTCCGCGACAACGGGATCGAGAACGTGTGGATCACTGTTGAGTAGATCGATGAGGAAGAAGAGGGCTTAGAGGCCCTGTTTGACCTTTGAATTTATGAGGGCCGCTCATCACTGGGGGCGGCACTGATGGAATCTAAAATCTTGTAGGAGATTTTAGAACATTCGTTTTGCGGAGTTGAAGTGAGTATCGCTGTGATGGACTCTTTGGAATTTCCGCACTGAAAACGAATAAAGTAGTGAGTGGATCCTGCGCCTTCAGTATGAATCGCCGTCATAGAAATCATCAAATCCACGTAAGATTCCTTACAGGTCTCCTCGGCAATTCCTTGGGCTTTGGCTTCGATCAGCGGAAGCGCTTCCACATCGGCGCAGTCGACCACCGGCTCGTAACTGCTGCTCGCCGCATGAGCCAACTTCACATTAAAAATGAGCAAGGGCACAATACAGATCATGAACAGTTTCATCGTCAACTCCTTTTGATTTCCGGTGGTCGACCCATCTCTTTCTTATCGCACCAAATGTCGGATGGGATTGCTCACAGATTTTCCGTAATCTGCAGAGATCGACACTGCGCTAAAATCGTAAGTGGCTCCGGCTTCCAATTGTCCGTAGATGCTGACCTGATGATTCACTCTTAAGCGGTTGTCTGCCGTTGTGAGAGCTTCTTCGCCGGTCGCAATATTTTTAAATAGGACTTGGGATGTTGTAGGAATATTTGTATCCCAGGCGAGAGTCACCATGCCTTCCACGTTTTCGACGATGCGGAAGTTACTAATGGTTGGAACTGTTCCTTCAGTGCAAGGATTAAAAATCGCAAACGCCGGAAGATTCCAGTTGTCGGCGTGGATGGGTTTCCAACCTCGGCTTAAGATTTCGTTATAAGCAGCACGTGGCTTTGAATTGTTATGCCAGTCAAAGAATAAATCATTTCCGCTTTGACCGCACCGAGGATCTTTAGGCGTGGAGCTCGAAACTTTTCTCCACATCGGAATCATCGCAATGTGATAACGTGGACCTTGATAGTAGTCCATTTGCACTAACACTTCGGACTCGCTAGTCATCTCGATGCGCTCACCACAGCCCATGCGTGTCGGATGAGTGCCGTCATTATCAACGACAATTTTATAATTTCCATCGGGCTGACGAATTTTTATCGTCGCTCCGTCGTCGGAGAGAAGGGCGAGTTCGTAGGTGCCCTCTTCGTCTTGAGGAGCCAGTTTTAATACCGACGTAAAGCGAAGAGCGAAAAACTCCACAAGATCTTGGCCGGAATCGTTTTG
Protein-coding regions in this window:
- a CDS encoding L,D-transpeptidase — its product is MPLESYELGPQGDTEELNPFRPDIDQHLEEFDHIYEEETGISPFLEGYGQEDNSRSGCKRDECHVWARVNRATQELTLYIGGEVSYVWDVSTGAAGHGTPKFDRHPNGRIYDKYSSSKYPGGDYKGLGNMPYAVFIEGGFAIHGTPEANWPLLGQKASHGCIRLHPDNGFIFNRLVRDNGIENVWITVE